In a single window of the Pseudogemmatithrix spongiicola genome:
- the bchF gene encoding 2-vinyl bacteriochlorophyllide hydratase, with protein MSGNQASSGLYTPEQRARRDATKWTLVQGILAPVQFLVCVISAALVLRFLATGDGLWIANASVLVKTALLLTIMVTGSIWEKVVFDEWLFAKPFFWEDVVSMGVIALHLLYVAGLFYSWFSPQGLMAIALVAYAAYIVNAVQFILKLRAARLQERHTQERMQEVLA; from the coding sequence GTGTCAGGCAACCAAGCGTCAAGCGGTCTTTACACTCCGGAGCAGCGTGCGCGGCGCGATGCCACCAAGTGGACGCTCGTGCAGGGCATCCTCGCGCCCGTGCAGTTCCTGGTCTGCGTCATCTCCGCCGCGCTCGTGCTGCGCTTCCTCGCGACCGGCGATGGCCTGTGGATCGCCAACGCCTCCGTGCTGGTGAAGACGGCGTTGCTGCTGACCATCATGGTGACCGGTTCCATCTGGGAGAAGGTCGTCTTCGACGAATGGCTGTTCGCCAAGCCCTTCTTCTGGGAAGACGTCGTCTCGATGGGCGTCATCGCGCTGCACCTGCTGTACGTGGCGGGTCTCTTCTATAGTTGGTTCTCGCCGCAGGGCCTGATGGCGATCGCGCTGGTGGCGTACGCGGCGTACATCGTCAACGCGGTGCAGTTCATCCTCAAGCTGCGCGCCGCGCGGCTCCAGGAACGACACACGCAGGAGCGCATGCAGGAGGTGCTCGCGTGA
- the bchB gene encoding ferredoxin:protochlorophyllide reductase (ATP-dependent) subunit B: MQLTLWTYEGPPHVGAMRIATSMREVHYVLHAPQGDTYADLLFTMIERRDKRPPVTYTTFQARDLGGDTANLVVSAVRDAYERFKPQALLVGDSCTAELIQDQSGALAMGMNLPVPVVPLELPAYSKKENWGASETFYHLVRAMVGSAKRERPQRSAGQRPKANLLGPTALGFRSRDDVREVRALLESVGVDVHVVAPWDATPAQLQSLTDADFNICLYPEIALTTASWLQRTQGMPFVKTVPIGVGATRDFLTEVGQLAGVDVSDALDAAQSRLPWYSRSVDSTYLTGKRVFIFADGTHAIAAARIARDELGFTVVGLGTYSREMARDVREAAQQYGLEALISDDYLEVEAAIAAAAPELVLGSQMERHIAKRLGVPCAVISGPFHVQDVPARHSPQMGWEGANVIFDAWVHPLMMGLEEHLIGMFREDFEFGEHGSHHGKAPAKRQEPEPLLVAVAAGAPAWTADGEKELKKIPFFVRKKARMNTEKFAVERGIAQIGVDTLYEAKAHYGK, from the coding sequence ATGCAACTCACGCTCTGGACCTACGAGGGCCCGCCGCACGTCGGCGCGATGCGCATCGCCACGTCGATGCGCGAGGTGCACTACGTGCTGCACGCGCCGCAGGGCGACACCTACGCGGACCTGCTGTTCACGATGATCGAGCGCCGCGACAAGCGCCCGCCCGTGACGTACACGACGTTCCAGGCCCGCGACCTGGGCGGCGACACCGCGAACCTCGTGGTGAGTGCCGTGCGCGATGCCTACGAGCGCTTCAAGCCGCAGGCGCTGCTGGTCGGCGATTCCTGCACGGCCGAACTGATCCAGGATCAATCGGGCGCGCTGGCGATGGGGATGAATCTCCCCGTGCCGGTGGTGCCGCTTGAACTGCCGGCGTACTCCAAGAAGGAGAACTGGGGCGCGTCGGAGACGTTCTACCATCTCGTGCGCGCGATGGTCGGCAGCGCGAAGCGCGAGCGTCCCCAGCGGTCGGCGGGGCAGCGCCCCAAGGCCAACCTGCTGGGCCCCACGGCGCTCGGCTTCCGCAGCCGCGATGACGTGCGCGAGGTACGCGCCCTGCTCGAAAGCGTTGGCGTGGACGTGCACGTCGTCGCGCCCTGGGACGCGACGCCGGCGCAGCTGCAGTCGCTTACCGACGCGGACTTCAACATCTGCCTGTATCCGGAGATCGCCCTCACGACGGCGAGCTGGCTGCAGCGCACGCAGGGCATGCCGTTCGTGAAGACGGTGCCGATCGGCGTCGGCGCCACGCGCGACTTCCTCACCGAAGTGGGCCAGCTCGCCGGTGTCGATGTCAGCGACGCCCTCGACGCCGCGCAGAGCCGCCTGCCTTGGTACTCGCGCTCGGTGGACTCGACCTACCTCACGGGCAAGCGCGTGTTCATCTTCGCCGACGGCACGCATGCGATCGCCGCGGCGCGCATCGCCCGCGACGAACTCGGCTTCACCGTGGTCGGGCTCGGCACCTACTCGCGCGAGATGGCCCGCGACGTCCGCGAGGCCGCGCAGCAGTATGGACTCGAGGCGCTGATCAGCGACGACTACCTCGAAGTGGAAGCGGCCATCGCCGCCGCAGCGCCGGAGCTGGTGCTCGGCTCGCAGATGGAGCGCCATATCGCGAAGCGCCTCGGCGTGCCCTGCGCCGTGATCAGCGGGCCTTTCCATGTGCAGGACGTGCCGGCGCGGCACTCGCCGCAGATGGGCTGGGAAGGCGCCAACGTGATCTTCGACGCCTGGGTGCACCCGCTCATGATGGGGCTCGAGGAGCACCTGATCGGCATGTTTCGCGAGGACTTTGAGTTCGGCGAGCACGGCTCGCACCACGGCAAGGCCCCAGCCAAGCGCCAGGAGCCCGAGCCGCTGCTCGTGGCGGTGGCCGCCGGCGCGCCGGCGTGGACGGCGGACGGCGAGAAGGAGCTCAAGAAGATCCCGTTCTTCGTGCGCAAGAAGGCGCGCATGAACACGGAGAAGTTCGCCGTCGAGCGCGGCATCGCGCAGATCGGCGTGGACACGCTCTACGAGGCCAAGGCACACTATGGCAAGTAA
- the ppsR gene encoding transcriptional regulator PpsR, with protein MEPGDRHTDASRPTLSDLAPDWAAKLITATSEVALVVDRDGVIRHVSFSGAEPPIEGADEWVGKPWVETVTADSRGKIDLLLKEAATTGTTRRRQVNHPARTGADIPVAYNAVRAENGAVIAVGRDLRTISMLQQRLVDTQQAMERDYWRLRHVETRYRLLFQLSTDAIIVVDADTMRIVDASGAAARLFDVPADKLVGKGFPLGVAAEHVRAVDDLLATARTTGHATDVRLKLTGDRGDVLASASCFRQDNLTLLLVRLSRHATPSAANTSHRQRLLELIDRTPEALVVTDAEGDILTANRSFLDLAQLASEEQAKGRSLGNWVGRPGADLSVFLSTVRKHGVVRVAASSIRGDLGLATEIELSAVSLPAEHGAGVGFVMRDVGRRVTTVPHGARDLTKAVEELTTLVGRVSLPTLVRDTTDLVERHFIEAALELTGDNRTTAAEVLGLSRQTLYVKLRRHGLSSSGEVDTADAG; from the coding sequence ATGGAACCCGGCGATCGCCACACAGACGCCTCCCGCCCCACCCTCTCCGACCTTGCGCCGGATTGGGCCGCGAAGCTCATCACGGCCACGAGCGAAGTCGCACTCGTCGTCGACCGTGATGGCGTGATTCGACATGTCTCATTCTCCGGCGCCGAACCGCCGATCGAAGGCGCCGATGAATGGGTCGGCAAGCCGTGGGTCGAGACGGTCACCGCCGATTCGCGCGGTAAGATCGACCTTCTATTGAAGGAAGCCGCCACCACCGGCACCACGCGACGCCGCCAGGTGAACCACCCGGCGCGCACCGGTGCTGACATTCCGGTGGCCTACAACGCGGTGCGCGCCGAGAACGGCGCGGTGATCGCGGTCGGGCGCGACCTGCGCACGATCTCGATGCTGCAGCAGCGACTCGTCGACACGCAGCAGGCGATGGAGCGCGACTACTGGCGCCTGCGCCACGTCGAGACGCGCTACCGCCTGCTCTTCCAGCTCTCCACCGACGCGATCATCGTCGTCGACGCCGACACGATGCGCATCGTCGATGCCTCGGGCGCGGCGGCGCGGCTCTTCGACGTGCCGGCCGACAAGTTGGTCGGCAAGGGATTCCCGCTCGGCGTCGCCGCCGAGCATGTGCGGGCGGTCGATGATTTGCTCGCGACGGCGCGCACGACCGGCCACGCCACGGATGTCCGGCTCAAGCTCACCGGGGATCGCGGCGACGTCCTCGCTTCGGCGTCGTGCTTCCGCCAAGACAATCTCACGCTGTTGCTCGTCCGCCTCTCGCGGCACGCGACCCCGTCGGCGGCGAACACCTCGCACCGCCAGCGTCTGCTCGAGTTGATCGATCGCACGCCCGAGGCATTGGTCGTCACCGACGCCGAAGGCGACATCCTCACGGCGAACCGCAGCTTCCTCGACCTCGCGCAGCTCGCGAGCGAAGAGCAGGCCAAGGGTCGCTCGCTCGGCAACTGGGTGGGACGTCCGGGCGCGGACCTGAGCGTGTTCCTCTCGACCGTGCGCAAGCACGGCGTGGTCCGCGTCGCGGCGAGTTCCATTCGCGGCGACTTGGGCCTGGCCACCGAGATCGAACTCTCCGCAGTATCGTTGCCCGCCGAGCACGGCGCGGGCGTCGGCTTCGTCATGCGCGATGTCGGACGTCGCGTGACGACGGTGCCGCACGGCGCGCGCGATCTCACGAAGGCCGTGGAAGAGCTCACCACGCTCGTCGGCCGCGTGTCGCTGCCGACGCTGGTGCGCGATACGACCGATCTCGTCGAACGTCATTTCATCGAAGCCGCACTCGAGCTCACCGGCGACAATCGCACGACCGCCGCCGAAGTGCTCGGGCTTTCGCGTCAGACCTTGTATGTGAAGTTGCGTCGCCACGGACTGTCGTCCTCCGGCGAAGTCGACACCGCCGACGCGGGCTGA
- a CDS encoding cobalamin B12-binding domain-containing protein, producing MADVAASIGSGSHVRGHHSSTRAQHHRGESPGTVQQERPHIGELDVARFIKILLSYDEQAAHAFANEMLDRGISAEQLYEQLFAEAARKLGDMWTCDDCSFYDVTLGTGRIQRLVREFSHQFLADNVYPGSTGRLLLCSASDEQHSLGLAVLAEFFVRDGWDVHVGPGLGSEALLDKVRETDYHIIGFSVAVTSRIAKLQQDIRRVRQVSRNRDIRIMLGGSLITEDPSLAERIGADGYANDAASAIAAARRLLTA from the coding sequence ATGGCTGATGTGGCCGCTTCCATAGGAAGCGGCTCGCACGTCCGTGGGCACCATAGCAGTACGCGAGCACAGCACCACCGCGGCGAATCGCCCGGCACGGTGCAGCAGGAGCGCCCGCACATCGGGGAGCTCGACGTCGCCCGCTTCATCAAGATCCTGCTCTCCTACGACGAACAGGCTGCCCATGCCTTCGCCAACGAGATGCTCGATCGGGGCATCTCGGCCGAGCAGCTCTACGAGCAGCTTTTCGCCGAGGCCGCCCGGAAGCTCGGGGACATGTGGACCTGCGACGACTGCAGCTTCTATGACGTGACCCTCGGCACCGGCCGGATCCAACGTCTGGTGCGCGAGTTTTCCCATCAGTTTCTGGCCGATAATGTCTATCCGGGCTCGACCGGTCGGCTGCTGCTCTGCAGCGCCTCCGACGAGCAGCACTCCCTCGGCTTGGCCGTGTTGGCCGAGTTTTTTGTACGGGACGGGTGGGATGTTCACGTGGGCCCGGGCCTCGGGTCCGAAGCTTTGTTAGACAAGGTCCGAGAAACCGACTATCATATAATCGGCTTCTCGGTGGCGGTGACTTCCCGTATCGCCAAGCTGCAGCAGGACATACGACGCGTGCGCCAGGTGTCTCGCAATCGCGACATCCGGATCATGCTCGGCGGTTCCCTCATCACCGAAGATCCATCGCTCGCCGAGCGTATCGGTGCCGATGGATATGCCAACGACGCTGCGTCTGCGATTGCAGCCGCGCGGCGGCTTCTCACTGCCTGA
- a CDS encoding ferredoxin:protochlorophyllide reductase (ATP-dependent) subunit N has protein sequence MTGTALPVVDTGCRDVPVLKERGQREVFCGLTGIVWLHRKMQDAFFLVVGSRTCAHLIQSAAGVMIFAEPRFATAILGDRDLAGMADCNEELDRVVRQLLSRRPDITTLFLVGSCPSEVIKLDLAKASQRLAVEYVGKVRILSYSGSGIETTFTQGEDACLKAMVPALPETQEQNLLVCGTIADVVEDQFTRLFRELGITNVQYFPPRRATQLPPIGPNTKLLLAQPFLNETVRALQARGATLLSAPYPLGVEGTTAWLRTAADAFGVAPERLASAIAAPAQRARTAIARYKPALEGKRMFWFPDSQLEIPLARFLARELGVENIEVGTPYLDKLLVDAELDLLPRTALSEGQDVEKQLDRCKAAAPDLTVCGLGLANPLEAEGMRTKWSIELVFSPIHGFDQAGDLAELFARPLDRVGRLKV, from the coding sequence GTGACCGGCACCGCCTTGCCTGTCGTCGACACCGGCTGCCGCGACGTGCCCGTGCTCAAGGAGCGCGGGCAGCGCGAAGTCTTCTGCGGGCTCACCGGCATCGTGTGGCTGCATCGCAAGATGCAGGATGCGTTCTTCCTCGTCGTCGGCTCGCGCACCTGCGCGCATCTCATCCAGAGCGCCGCCGGCGTGATGATCTTTGCCGAACCGCGCTTCGCCACGGCCATTCTCGGCGACCGCGACCTGGCCGGCATGGCCGACTGCAACGAAGAGCTCGACCGCGTCGTGCGGCAACTGCTCTCGCGTCGGCCGGACATCACCACGCTGTTCCTCGTCGGTTCCTGCCCCAGCGAAGTCATCAAGCTCGACCTCGCCAAGGCCTCGCAGCGCCTCGCCGTCGAGTACGTGGGCAAGGTGCGCATCCTGAGCTATTCGGGCTCGGGCATCGAGACGACCTTCACCCAAGGCGAGGACGCCTGCCTCAAGGCGATGGTCCCGGCGCTGCCGGAGACGCAGGAGCAGAACCTGCTCGTCTGCGGCACGATCGCCGACGTCGTCGAGGACCAGTTCACGCGGCTGTTCCGCGAGCTGGGCATCACGAACGTGCAGTACTTCCCGCCGCGGCGTGCGACGCAGCTGCCGCCGATCGGCCCGAACACCAAGCTGCTGCTCGCGCAGCCGTTCCTGAACGAAACCGTGCGCGCTCTCCAAGCGCGCGGTGCGACGCTCCTCTCGGCACCCTATCCCCTAGGTGTGGAAGGCACGACCGCTTGGCTCCGGACCGCGGCCGATGCCTTCGGCGTCGCACCAGAACGTCTTGCCAGCGCGATCGCCGCGCCCGCCCAACGGGCCCGCACGGCGATCGCGCGCTACAAGCCCGCGCTCGAAGGCAAGCGCATGTTCTGGTTCCCCGACTCGCAGCTCGAGATCCCGCTCGCGCGCTTCCTCGCCCGCGAACTCGGCGTCGAGAACATCGAGGTCGGCACGCCCTACCTCGACAAGCTGCTCGTCGACGCGGAGCTGGACCTGCTGCCGCGTACTGCATTGAGCGAAGGCCAAGACGTCGAGAAGCAGCTGGACCGCTGCAAGGCGGCGGCGCCCGATCTCACGGTCTGCGGGCTCGGGCTCGCGAATCCGCTGGAAGCCGAGGGGATGCGCACCAAGTGGAGCATCGAGCTGGTGTTCTCGCCCATCCATGGCTTCGACCAGGCGGGCGACCTCGCTGAACTCTTCGCGCGGCCACTGGACCGCGTCGGCCGGCTCAAGGTGTAA
- a CDS encoding TspO/MBR family protein, translating into MDGSLWGPITAAVAFWATVAVAGALVTDIGPWYKGLKMPAWKPRDALFGPIWTTVFIGAGTGGVIAWRGDGGTPMERKLFLLACLVNAIGNVHWSYLFFRTRRPDHALVQVPFFYLSILFMYWTSRPLAYEAGIWFAPYIAWVTAAIKLNWDVVKLNGPFAGTPKG; encoded by the coding sequence ATGGACGGCTCGCTGTGGGGCCCGATCACCGCGGCCGTCGCCTTCTGGGCGACGGTCGCGGTGGCGGGGGCGCTGGTCACGGACATCGGCCCGTGGTACAAGGGCTTGAAGATGCCGGCGTGGAAGCCGCGCGATGCGCTGTTCGGTCCCATCTGGACGACCGTGTTCATCGGCGCGGGCACGGGCGGCGTCATCGCCTGGCGCGGGGACGGTGGCACGCCGATGGAGCGCAAGCTCTTTCTGCTGGCCTGTCTCGTGAATGCCATCGGCAACGTCCATTGGTCGTACCTGTTCTTCCGCACGCGCCGGCCGGATCACGCGCTGGTGCAAGTGCCGTTCTTCTATCTCTCGATCCTCTTCATGTATTGGACGTCGCGTCCACTGGCGTACGAGGCGGGCATCTGGTTCGCCCCGTACATCGCCTGGGTCACGGCGGCCATCAAGCTCAATTGGGACGTCGTGAAGCTCAACGGTCCCTTCGCTGGAACTCCCAAGGGGTGA
- the chlG gene encoding chlorophyll synthase ChlG has translation MASIGVNEQLQHPRTLPAPGAVLELLKPITWFPPMWAFACGAISSGVLLGDRWPQLALGLLITGPLVCATSQAANDWYDRHVDAINEPHRPIPSGRMPGTWGFRVAIIWTALSLLAAVPLGVAGIVAVAVALAFAWAYSAPPFRFKQNGWVGNAAVGVTYEGLAWITGAIVLLGGAIPNGKVLAMAALYSLGTHGIMTLNDFKAIDGDRQMGIKSLPAAHGEHVAAWVACLLMLVPQFVVMLLLASWGKPVHASAIGGLVVVQTMMMASFLAAPRQRALFLSAAGVPFYVSGMMVAAFALRGL, from the coding sequence ATGGCATCAATCGGTGTCAATGAACAGCTACAGCACCCTCGGACGCTCCCCGCGCCCGGGGCTGTGCTCGAGTTGCTCAAACCGATCACCTGGTTCCCGCCGATGTGGGCGTTCGCCTGCGGCGCCATCTCGTCGGGCGTCCTGCTCGGGGATCGATGGCCGCAGCTCGCGCTCGGCCTGCTCATCACGGGGCCGCTGGTCTGCGCGACCTCGCAGGCCGCCAACGATTGGTACGACCGTCACGTCGACGCAATCAACGAACCGCATCGCCCCATTCCGTCTGGCCGCATGCCGGGTACCTGGGGCTTTCGCGTCGCGATCATCTGGACCGCGCTCTCGCTGCTCGCGGCCGTTCCACTCGGCGTCGCCGGCATCGTCGCCGTCGCCGTCGCCCTCGCGTTCGCGTGGGCCTACTCCGCCCCGCCGTTCCGCTTCAAGCAGAATGGCTGGGTCGGCAACGCCGCCGTCGGTGTCACCTACGAAGGCCTCGCCTGGATCACCGGCGCCATCGTGCTCCTCGGCGGCGCGATTCCCAACGGCAAGGTCCTCGCGATGGCCGCGCTCTACTCGCTCGGGACGCACGGCATCATGACGCTCAACGACTTCAAGGCGATCGACGGCGATCGCCAGATGGGCATCAAGTCGCTCCCGGCGGCTCACGGCGAACACGTGGCGGCGTGGGTGGCCTGCCTCCTGATGCTCGTGCCGCAGTTCGTGGTGATGCTGCTGCTCGCCAGCTGGGGCAAGCCCGTGCATGCGAGCGCCATCGGCGGACTCGTCGTCGTGCAGACGATGATGATGGCGAGCTTCCTCGCCGCGCCGCGGCAGCGTGCGCTGTTCCTCTCGGCGGCCGGCGTCCCGTTCTATGTGTCCGGGATGATGGTCGCGGCCTTCGCCCTGCGGGGACTCTGA
- a CDS encoding geranylgeranyl diphosphate reductase, translating into MAEQTYDVVVIGGGPAGSTAAHDLARAGRSVLLLDRAWRVKPCGGAVPPQLLKDFDVPESLLVARINEARMISPKGKTVDIPVGKGFVGMVDREVFDEWLRARAATAGAERMTGAFVRRDRDADGVARVVFTDGRSRHGAEKSVRARAIIGADGALSQVARQCVPRADEGKFVFAYHEIIKSPTQNSELFAHDRCDVYYQGPLSPDFYAWIFPHGATTSVGTGSLQKGFGLKESVAQLRAATGLDTLETIRKEGAPIPLHPLPRWDDGREVVLAGDAAGVVAPASGEGIFYAMTGGRYAADAVEEFLATGKAKSLAKARRRFLWDHGQVFFVLDVMQKFWYSNDDRRERFVAICRDKDVQQLTFDAYMQKKLVRAKPLSHARIFFKNLAHLTGLATA; encoded by the coding sequence GTGGCGGAGCAGACGTATGACGTCGTCGTGATTGGCGGCGGACCGGCGGGATCCACGGCGGCGCATGACCTAGCGCGCGCGGGGCGCTCCGTGTTGCTGCTCGACCGCGCCTGGCGCGTGAAGCCCTGCGGGGGTGCGGTGCCGCCGCAGCTGCTCAAGGACTTCGACGTGCCGGAGTCGCTGTTGGTGGCGCGCATCAACGAAGCGCGCATGATCTCGCCCAAGGGCAAGACGGTCGACATCCCCGTCGGCAAGGGCTTCGTGGGCATGGTGGACCGCGAGGTGTTCGACGAGTGGCTGCGCGCCCGGGCGGCGACTGCCGGCGCGGAGCGCATGACGGGAGCCTTCGTGCGTCGCGATCGCGATGCCGACGGCGTGGCGCGCGTGGTGTTCACCGACGGACGCTCGCGGCACGGGGCGGAGAAGTCCGTGCGTGCCCGCGCGATCATCGGCGCCGATGGCGCGCTCTCGCAGGTGGCGCGCCAGTGCGTGCCGCGCGCGGACGAAGGCAAGTTCGTCTTTGCGTATCACGAGATCATCAAGAGCCCGACGCAGAACAGCGAGCTCTTTGCGCATGACCGTTGCGACGTGTACTACCAAGGCCCGCTCTCGCCGGACTTCTACGCCTGGATCTTCCCGCACGGCGCGACGACCAGCGTCGGCACGGGCTCGCTGCAGAAGGGCTTCGGCCTCAAGGAGAGCGTCGCGCAACTGCGGGCGGCTACGGGGCTCGATACCCTCGAGACGATCCGCAAGGAAGGCGCGCCGATCCCGCTGCACCCGCTGCCGCGCTGGGACGACGGCCGCGAGGTGGTGCTGGCCGGCGATGCCGCGGGCGTCGTCGCACCGGCCAGTGGCGAAGGGATCTTCTACGCGATGACTGGTGGCCGCTATGCCGCCGATGCCGTCGAGGAGTTCCTGGCGACGGGCAAGGCGAAGTCGCTGGCGAAGGCGCGGCGGCGCTTCCTCTGGGATCACGGCCAGGTGTTCTTCGTGCTCGACGTGATGCAGAAGTTCTGGTATTCCAACGACGACCGCCGCGAACGCTTCGTGGCGATCTGTCGTGACAAGGACGTACAGCAACTCACCTTCGACGCGTACATGCAGAAGAAGCTCGTGCGCGCGAAGCCGTTGTCGCATGCCCGCATCTTCTTCAAGAACCTTGCGCATCTCACTGGCTTGGCCACCGCTTGA
- a CDS encoding BCD family MFS transporter: MTGTARIAATRTYMEWGGIARLGLAQIAIGAVAAIMTSTLNRVMVVELALPATIPSVLVALHFAIQMSRAKFGFDSDRSASRAPWILGGAIVLAVGGTLAAMAVSVASRQLMLGLTLAFFAYALIGVGMSAAGTALLAHVAEQVEPRKLGGAAALLWIMMIFGIAVTAGVSGQMLDPFTFPRLITVTAVVCLIAAILAAIAAWGSWGMQRPALEKPAVAADASFRTTILDALRDPVTRRFAFFVFAAMLAYSAQDLILEPFAGRVFAMTPGESTKLGGLQHGGVMLGMLGAAILSARMGSLRVWAAAGCVASAVALLVLANAPWWGGVALLKGTVFALGVANGVFAVGAIGSMMAMTAADTTRGTGIRLGVYGAAQAIAYGVGSLGGGVASDLTIAAMGDAARGYVAVFGVEAVLFIVAAFMALASTPSVSARVMREQATGDVILGAMR, from the coding sequence ATGACGGGGACCGCACGCATCGCCGCCACGCGGACCTACATGGAATGGGGCGGCATCGCCCGCCTCGGCCTCGCGCAGATCGCCATCGGCGCCGTCGCGGCCATCATGACCTCCACGCTCAACCGCGTGATGGTCGTCGAACTCGCGCTCCCGGCGACAATTCCCAGCGTGCTCGTCGCGCTGCACTTCGCCATCCAGATGTCGCGCGCGAAGTTCGGCTTCGACTCCGATCGCTCGGCGTCGCGGGCCCCATGGATCCTTGGCGGCGCCATCGTGCTCGCCGTGGGCGGCACGCTCGCGGCGATGGCCGTCTCCGTCGCCAGCAGGCAGCTCATGCTCGGGCTCACGCTGGCGTTCTTCGCCTACGCCCTCATCGGCGTCGGCATGAGCGCGGCCGGCACGGCGCTGCTCGCGCACGTGGCCGAACAGGTGGAGCCGCGCAAGCTCGGCGGGGCGGCGGCGCTGCTCTGGATCATGATGATCTTCGGGATCGCGGTGACGGCCGGCGTGTCGGGCCAGATGCTCGATCCCTTCACGTTCCCGCGCCTCATCACGGTGACGGCGGTGGTCTGCCTGATCGCGGCGATCCTCGCCGCGATTGCGGCCTGGGGATCCTGGGGTATGCAGCGACCCGCTCTCGAGAAACCGGCCGTTGCGGCGGACGCCAGCTTCCGCACGACGATCCTCGACGCCCTGCGCGACCCCGTGACTCGGCGCTTCGCGTTCTTCGTGTTTGCGGCGATGCTCGCGTACTCCGCGCAGGACCTGATCCTCGAACCCTTCGCCGGTCGCGTGTTCGCGATGACGCCGGGCGAGAGCACGAAGCTCGGTGGCCTGCAGCACGGCGGCGTGATGCTCGGCATGCTCGGCGCGGCGATCCTCTCGGCGCGCATGGGATCGCTGCGCGTGTGGGCCGCGGCGGGCTGCGTGGCATCGGCGGTGGCGCTACTGGTGTTGGCCAACGCGCCCTGGTGGGGCGGCGTGGCGCTGCTCAAGGGCACGGTGTTCGCGCTGGGCGTGGCGAACGGCGTGTTCGCCGTGGGTGCCATCGGCTCGATGATGGCGATGACGGCTGCGGATACCACGCGCGGCACGGGCATCCGGCTAGGCGTGTATGGCGCGGCGCAGGCGATCGCGTACGGCGTGGGCTCGTTGGGCGGCGGTGTCGCCAGCGACCTCACGATTGCCGCGATGGGCGATGCGGCGCGTGGGTATGTGGCCGTGTTCGGCGTCGAGGCCGTGCTGTTCATCGTGGCGGCGTTCATGGCGCTGGCGAGCACGCCGTCGGTCTCGGCGCGGGTGATGCGGGAGCAGGCGACGGGTGATGTCATCCTTGGAGCGATGAGGTAA